The Flaviramulus sp. BrNp1-15 genome has a window encoding:
- a CDS encoding glycosyltransferase family 2 protein produces MNKISIIIPVLNEEANIGKLLEHLMVNFSGKNTGEIIVVDGGSLDGTPDVVETFAKINNTKNTEAYYYIDNAVIDATKAFKHNSKIKITLLNSEKGRAKQMNLGAKHANGNILYFLHADSFPPKNFDDLIISEVKKGNEAGCFKMQFNSNHWWLKLASWFTKFSWRICRGGDQSQFITKTLFNTIGGFNESYIIYEDNILINELYARNQFVVINKTLKTSARLYKKHGVFKLQLIYLVIYIKRWFGADAEALLSYYKKHIN; encoded by the coding sequence ATGAATAAAATCTCCATAATAATTCCTGTTTTAAATGAAGAAGCCAACATTGGCAAACTTCTGGAGCATTTAATGGTTAATTTTTCTGGCAAAAACACAGGTGAAATTATTGTTGTAGATGGTGGTAGTTTAGATGGCACACCAGATGTAGTTGAAACATTTGCAAAGATTAATAATACAAAAAACACTGAGGCTTATTATTACATAGACAACGCTGTAATTGATGCAACAAAAGCTTTTAAGCACAATTCTAAAATTAAAATAACACTTTTAAATTCTGAAAAAGGTCGAGCTAAACAAATGAATTTAGGAGCAAAACATGCTAACGGAAACATTTTATATTTTCTTCATGCCGATTCTTTTCCACCTAAAAACTTTGATGATTTAATTATTAGTGAAGTAAAAAAAGGTAATGAAGCGGGTTGTTTTAAAATGCAGTTTAACAGTAATCATTGGTGGTTAAAACTAGCCAGTTGGTTTACAAAATTTAGCTGGAGAATTTGTAGAGGTGGCGACCAAAGTCAGTTTATAACCAAAACATTATTTAATACAATTGGCGGCTTTAACGAAAGCTATATTATTTACGAAGACAATATTTTAATTAACGAATTATATGCCCGTAACCAATTTGTTGTTATTAATAAAACCTTAAAAACCTCAGCAAGGTTATATAAAAAACATGGTGTTTTTAAATTACAACTTATCTATTTGGTCATTTACATAAAAAGGTGGTTTGGCGCAGATGCTGAAGCATTACTTAGCTATTACAAAAAGCATATAAATTAA
- a CDS encoding DUF547 domain-containing protein — protein sequence MKYLQLLFIIILVSGCSGTKRIVETSPKRTTEQTETKTDTIQEVIAIKKDFDETSVLEETPNETKIDTIKNQVEIIPTKPVLHSQWNNLLKSHVSENGNVNYSGFKNNWSTLRNYLESLNKKLPDENWNKNEKLAYWINTYNAMTIDLILRHYPVNSIKDIKDPWKQRYWKLGEKWYNLDEIEHKILRQMSEPRIHFAIVCASYSCPKLLNEAYTASNMENQLTKATKDFINDSERNILTPNKVELSKIFTWFKKDFLINGNGNIIHFINKYSDIKVSEKAQKSYMEYNWSLNE from the coding sequence ATGAAATATTTACAACTTCTTTTTATAATTATACTTGTTTCTGGTTGTTCTGGTACTAAACGTATTGTTGAAACTTCTCCAAAAAGAACTACAGAACAAACTGAAACCAAAACAGACACTATTCAAGAAGTTATTGCTATTAAAAAGGATTTTGATGAAACTTCTGTTTTAGAAGAAACTCCAAACGAAACAAAAATAGATACAATTAAAAATCAAGTAGAAATTATTCCCACTAAACCAGTTCTCCATTCGCAGTGGAATAATTTGCTTAAAAGTCACGTTTCAGAAAATGGTAATGTAAATTATTCAGGATTCAAAAATAATTGGTCGACTTTAAGAAACTATTTAGAGTCATTAAATAAAAAATTACCTGATGAAAATTGGAATAAAAATGAAAAACTAGCTTACTGGATAAATACTTACAACGCTATGACCATTGATTTAATTCTGCGTCATTATCCTGTAAATAGTATAAAAGACATAAAAGACCCTTGGAAACAACGCTATTGGAAACTTGGTGAAAAATGGTACAATCTTGATGAGATTGAGCATAAAATATTGCGACAAATGAGCGAACCTCGCATTCATTTTGCTATTGTTTGCGCTTCATATTCTTGTCCTAAATTGTTAAATGAAGCGTATACGGCTTCAAACATGGAAAATCAACTTACCAAAGCTACCAAAGACTTTATTAACGATTCTGAAAGAAATATTTTAACACCTAATAAGGTAGAGTTATCTAAAATTTTCACGTGGTTTAAAAAAGATTTTTTGATTAACGGAAATGGAAATATCATTCATTTCATAAACAAATATTCAGATATTAAAGTCTCTGAAAAAGCCCAAAAAAGTTATATGGAATATAATTGGAGTTTAAATGAATAA
- the arsM gene encoding arsenosugar biosynthesis arsenite methyltransferase ArsM, whose translation MSYLETIHDVYKEAALTPDVGLCCTTNPIWELPGLKIPRIMQEMNYGCGSTVHARDLTNNPKTLYVGVGGGMELLQFAYFNRQKGGVVGIDVVDEMLEASRKNFIEAEAQNPWFKSDFVELKKGDAMHLPVEDNTIDVAAQNCLFNIFKADDLKKAIAEMYRVLKPHGRLVMSDPTCEQPMNDELRNDERLRALCLSGSLPIAEYVKALTDAGFGTIEIRARKPYRILDPKHYPTDELIYIESIEVAAIKDPMPEDGPCIFTGKAAIYYGEDDYFDDKAGHVLLKNQPLAICDKTAGVLASLGRNDIFISESTYHYDGGGCC comes from the coding sequence ATGAGTTACTTAGAAACCATACACGATGTTTATAAAGAAGCCGCATTAACCCCAGATGTTGGTTTATGTTGTACCACAAACCCAATTTGGGAATTACCAGGATTAAAAATCCCTAGAATCATGCAAGAAATGAATTATGGTTGTGGCTCTACAGTTCATGCTCGCGATTTAACCAACAATCCTAAAACACTTTATGTTGGTGTTGGTGGCGGTATGGAGCTTTTACAATTCGCCTATTTTAACCGTCAAAAAGGTGGTGTTGTAGGTATTGATGTCGTTGATGAAATGCTTGAAGCATCTCGTAAAAATTTTATTGAAGCAGAAGCTCAAAATCCTTGGTTTAAAAGTGATTTTGTTGAGCTTAAAAAAGGGGATGCTATGCATTTACCTGTTGAAGATAACACTATAGACGTAGCTGCACAAAATTGTTTATTCAACATTTTTAAAGCTGATGATTTAAAAAAAGCCATTGCAGAAATGTATCGTGTACTAAAACCACACGGACGTTTAGTAATGAGTGATCCAACTTGCGAACAACCTATGAATGATGAGTTACGCAACGACGAACGCTTACGCGCTTTGTGTCTTAGCGGTAGCTTACCAATTGCGGAATATGTAAAAGCATTAACTGACGCTGGATTTGGAACTATTGAAATTAGAGCTAGAAAACCCTATAGAATTCTAGACCCAAAACATTATCCAACAGATGAGTTAATTTATATAGAATCTATTGAAGTTGCTGCAATAAAAGATCCTATGCCAGAAGACGGCCCATGCATATTCACAGGTAAAGCAGCTATTTATTATGGTGAAGATGATTATTTTGATGATAAAGCTGGACATGTGTTATTAAAAAATCAACCACTTGCTATATGCGACAAAACTGCTGGTGTATTAGCATCGCTTGGTAGAAATGATATTTTTATTAGCGAATCTACTTACCATTATGATGGTGGTGGATGCTGTTAA
- a CDS encoding purine-nucleoside phosphorylase, which yields MIKIIEETVEYLQSKGFESPEIGIILGTGLGKLIDDIKIIKEVSYNHIPNFPTATVEFHKGKLIYGELAGKKAIVMQGRFHLYEGYTLQDVTFPVRIMEKLGIKTLLVSNAAGAVNLNFKKGELMLIDDHINLQGSSPLAFKGVSKLGERFTDMNQPYDKDINQKFEAIAKANNITLHKGVYASVVGPQLETRAEYRMLKIIGSDAVGMSTVPEVIVANHLNLKVAAVSVLTDECDPDNLKPVDINDIIATAGKAEPNMVILFKELIKTI from the coding sequence ATGATTAAAATAATAGAAGAAACTGTAGAATATTTACAAAGTAAAGGGTTTGAAAGCCCCGAAATAGGAATTATTCTAGGCACAGGATTAGGCAAACTAATAGACGATATAAAAATTATTAAAGAAGTTAGTTATAATCATATTCCAAATTTCCCAACAGCAACTGTAGAATTTCATAAAGGAAAATTAATTTACGGTGAGTTAGCTGGCAAAAAAGCCATCGTAATGCAAGGGCGTTTTCACTTATATGAAGGTTATACGTTACAAGATGTTACGTTTCCTGTTCGCATTATGGAAAAATTAGGTATAAAAACCTTATTAGTTTCCAATGCTGCTGGTGCGGTTAACCTAAACTTTAAAAAAGGGGAACTTATGCTTATAGACGACCACATTAATCTACAAGGCAGTTCTCCATTGGCTTTTAAAGGCGTTTCAAAATTAGGCGAACGTTTTACAGACATGAATCAGCCTTATGATAAAGACATTAACCAAAAATTCGAAGCTATAGCAAAAGCAAACAATATCACACTTCACAAAGGTGTTTATGCTAGTGTTGTTGGACCACAGTTAGAAACTCGTGCAGAGTATCGCATGCTAAAAATTATAGGTTCTGATGCTGTTGGCATGAGTACTGTTCCAGAAGTTATTGTAGCAAACCACTTAAATTTAAAAGTTGCTGCGGTGTCAGTTTTAACAGATGAGTGCGACCCAGATAACCTAAAACCGGTAGACATTAATGATATTATTGCAACCGCTGGAAAAGCTGAACCTAATATGGTAATCCTTTTTAAAGAATTAATAAAAACTATTTAG
- a CDS encoding TIGR04282 family arsenosugar biosynthesis glycosyltransferase yields MTKELIIVFVKNIKLGKVKTRLAKTIGNQAAFEVYSELVNVTEQATKNILTDKRIYFSDAIIDSKWKNETKAVQEGVDLGERMKNAFKKGFEDGYNRIVLIGSDLPEITKHHINEGLKALNKSEVVFGPAEDGGYYLVGLSKMHDFIFENKPWSQSNLLEKTLLELNEKHIKFSTLVSLNDIDTFEDLIASKFYQSNLTLQQKINQLND; encoded by the coding sequence ATGACTAAAGAACTTATTATTGTTTTTGTAAAAAACATAAAACTAGGAAAAGTTAAAACTCGTTTAGCTAAAACCATAGGTAATCAAGCTGCTTTTGAGGTTTATAGTGAATTGGTGAATGTAACCGAACAAGCTACTAAAAATATCCTGACAGATAAGCGTATTTATTTTTCAGACGCCATAATAGATAGTAAATGGAAAAATGAAACCAAAGCAGTTCAAGAAGGCGTAGATTTAGGTGAACGCATGAAAAATGCTTTTAAAAAAGGGTTTGAAGATGGCTATAATCGAATAGTTTTAATTGGATCTGATTTACCTGAAATTACAAAACATCATATTAATGAAGGCTTAAAAGCTTTAAACAAAAGCGAAGTTGTTTTTGGTCCTGCAGAAGATGGCGGTTATTACTTAGTTGGCCTTAGTAAAATGCATGATTTCATTTTTGAAAATAAGCCGTGGAGTCAATCAAACCTGTTAGAAAAAACACTTCTTGAATTAAACGAAAAACACATAAAATTCAGTACTTTAGTGTCCTTAAATGACATTGATACTTTTGAAGATTTAATAGCTTCAAAATTTTATCAATCAAACTTAACACTTCAACAAAAAATAAATCAATTAAATGATTAA
- a CDS encoding rhodanese-like domain-containing protein, with product MNKSFLYILLLFSGVGFAQETISELLKKHNSKTIPYMSVQELAMPKTDAIILDARELFEYKTSHLKHAIHVGYNTFNIDSVTQKLLDKNSKTVVYCSIGIRSENIAKKLKKAGYKNVYNLYGGIFEWKNNNFKVYDSEEQETENVHTFNQHWSKWLKKGYKIYD from the coding sequence ATGAATAAAAGTTTTTTATATATACTCTTGCTATTTTCGGGTGTAGGTTTCGCTCAAGAAACGATTTCAGAATTATTAAAAAAACACAATTCTAAAACCATACCTTACATGTCTGTTCAAGAATTGGCAATGCCAAAAACAGATGCTATTATTCTAGATGCTAGAGAATTGTTTGAATATAAAACCAGTCATTTAAAACATGCCATTCATGTGGGTTACAATACTTTTAATATAGATTCTGTTACGCAAAAACTATTGGATAAAAACTCTAAAACTGTAGTCTATTGCTCTATTGGTATTCGATCTGAAAACATTGCCAAAAAACTTAAAAAAGCAGGCTACAAAAATGTTTACAACCTTTATGGTGGAATTTTTGAATGGAAAAACAATAACTTTAAAGTCTATGACTCTGAAGAACAAGAAACTGAAAATGTACACACATTCAACCAACATTGGAGTAAATGGCTAAAAAAGGGATATAAAATTTATGACTAA
- the arsS gene encoding arsenosugar biosynthesis radical SAM (seleno)protein ArsS (Some members of this family are selenoproteins.), with product MAKKSLHKRDSELANSNRQLEILSNGIFQNGELPTFKTKIAETNQFPLKAKKLEILQINVGYMCNQVCEHCHVDAGPDRKEIMTQETMQQCLEVIKNTGAHTLDLTGGAPEMNPNFRWFVEEASKAGIKDFIVRSNLTIIKANKKYSDLPEFFKKHNVHVVSSMPHWTRGKTDKQRGDGVFDKSIEALKDLNAVGYGMPDSNLRLDLVYNPSGAFLPGNQASMEKDFKKALNDDFGIQFHNLFAITNLPISRFLDYLIASENYEDYMYALVEAYNPTAVANVMCTNTISVSWDGYLYDCDFNQMLELPVNSKATHISKYNEELLEGRDIVISQHCYGCTAGAGSSCQGVVA from the coding sequence ATGGCAAAAAAATCTCTACACAAACGCGATAGCGAATTAGCAAATAGCAATAGACAATTAGAAATTTTATCAAATGGCATTTTCCAAAATGGAGAATTACCAACTTTTAAAACTAAAATTGCTGAAACCAATCAATTTCCTTTAAAGGCAAAAAAGCTTGAAATCTTACAAATAAATGTTGGGTACATGTGTAATCAGGTTTGTGAGCATTGTCATGTTGATGCTGGTCCAGACCGAAAAGAAATTATGACGCAAGAGACCATGCAACAGTGTTTGGAGGTAATAAAAAATACTGGCGCGCATACCTTAGATTTAACTGGTGGCGCACCAGAAATGAATCCTAATTTTCGTTGGTTTGTAGAAGAAGCTTCAAAAGCTGGTATTAAAGATTTTATAGTGCGTTCTAATTTAACCATTATAAAAGCGAACAAAAAGTATAGTGATTTACCTGAGTTTTTTAAAAAACATAATGTACATGTAGTAAGCTCTATGCCACATTGGACTCGCGGAAAAACAGACAAGCAACGTGGTGATGGTGTTTTTGACAAATCTATTGAAGCCTTAAAAGATTTAAACGCTGTGGGTTATGGCATGCCAGATAGTAATTTGCGTTTAGATTTGGTTTATAATCCTTCTGGTGCATTTTTACCAGGAAATCAAGCCTCTATGGAAAAAGATTTCAAAAAGGCATTAAATGATGATTTTGGTATACAATTTCACAATCTATTTGCGATTACCAATCTACCTATTTCAAGATTTTTAGATTATTTAATTGCATCTGAAAATTACGAAGATTACATGTATGCCTTAGTTGAAGCTTATAACCCAACAGCTGTTGCTAATGTCATGTGCACGAATACCATTTCGGTAAGTTGGGATGGTTATTTATACGATTGCGATTTCAATCAAATGCTTGAATTACCAGTAAACAGTAAAGCAACACATATATCTAAATACAACGAAGAATTGTTAGAAGGTCGCGATATTGTGATTTCTCAACATTGCTATGGTTGTACCGCAGGTGCAGGAAGCAGTTGCCAAGGCGTCGTTGCGTAA
- a CDS encoding arsenosugar biosynthesis-associated peroxidase-like protein: protein MQKTYYDPADLKKFGKISDWNQELGDKFFEYYGKVFEEGALTAREKSLIALAVAHTIQCPYCIDAYTGDGLQRGITKEEMMEALHVAGAIRGGASLVHGVQMMNKVNKLEM, encoded by the coding sequence ATGCAAAAAACATATTATGATCCTGCTGATCTTAAAAAATTTGGAAAGATAAGTGACTGGAATCAAGAATTAGGAGATAAATTTTTTGAATACTACGGAAAAGTCTTTGAAGAAGGTGCGCTTACTGCTCGCGAAAAGTCTTTAATAGCCTTGGCGGTTGCTCATACCATTCAATGTCCATACTGTATTGACGCTTATACTGGAGATGGCTTACAACGTGGCATTACCAAAGAAGAAATGATGGAAGCACTTCATGTAGCTGGCGCTATTCGCGGTGGAGCTTCTTTAGTACACGGTGTGCAAATGATGAATAAAGTGAATAAATTAGAAATGTAA
- a CDS encoding sodium:proton antiporter, giving the protein MNDYFSILTILVLLSAVFGYINVRFLKLPNTIGLMLITILFTLGVFALSYFDSTLLDAERYIIKQIDFKTVLLDVMLSFLLFAGALHTNFQQLKVQRWPVLVFATFGVLVSTFLVGITMFYLLKIIGLPVNFIYCLLFGSLISPTDPIAVLGILKKAGVPKKLEVKIVGESLFNDGVGVVVFLTIFQIASLGIDNIEVLDVIKLFGQEVIGGIILGGILGWITYRLMKSIDDYDIEVIITLAAVMGGTVLAHKFHLSAPLAMVTAGLIVGNDTVRGTAMSEITESYVDKFWELIDILLNTILFVLIGMEMLVLAYDGKYILAGLIAIPIILACRYTSLLFPINFFKKKLDFVPKTNLIMTWGGLRGGISIALALGLTEAMERDLFLVITYIVVVFSILVQGLTVGKLVKKVS; this is encoded by the coding sequence ATGAATGATTATTTTTCGATACTTACCATATTAGTTTTACTTTCTGCTGTTTTTGGCTATATAAATGTTAGGTTTTTAAAGTTGCCAAATACTATTGGTTTAATGTTAATTACCATACTTTTTACATTAGGTGTTTTTGCGTTAAGTTATTTTGATTCTACACTTTTAGATGCCGAACGTTACATTATAAAGCAAATAGATTTTAAAACTGTTTTATTAGATGTTATGTTAAGTTTCTTGCTGTTTGCAGGCGCATTACATACTAATTTCCAGCAACTAAAAGTGCAGCGTTGGCCTGTATTGGTGTTTGCAACTTTTGGGGTTTTAGTATCTACATTTTTGGTGGGAATAACCATGTTTTATTTGCTGAAAATAATTGGTTTGCCTGTTAATTTTATCTATTGTTTATTGTTTGGATCTTTAATTTCTCCAACCGACCCAATAGCTGTTTTGGGAATATTAAAAAAAGCTGGTGTACCCAAAAAATTAGAAGTTAAAATTGTTGGAGAGTCTTTGTTTAACGATGGCGTTGGGGTAGTGGTGTTTTTAACTATTTTTCAAATAGCCTCTTTAGGAATTGATAATATTGAAGTTTTAGATGTTATAAAACTCTTTGGACAAGAAGTTATTGGTGGTATTATTTTAGGAGGTATTTTGGGTTGGATAACTTACAGATTAATGAAATCTATAGACGATTATGATATTGAAGTTATTATAACACTTGCAGCAGTTATGGGCGGAACAGTTTTAGCACACAAGTTTCATTTATCGGCACCATTAGCTATGGTAACTGCAGGTTTAATTGTAGGTAACGATACTGTAAGAGGAACGGCTATGTCTGAAATAACAGAAAGCTACGTAGATAAATTCTGGGAGCTTATAGACATATTATTAAACACAATTCTGTTTGTTTTAATAGGTATGGAAATGCTGGTTTTAGCTTACGATGGTAAATATATTTTAGCAGGTTTAATTGCTATACCAATAATATTAGCTTGCCGTTATACATCATTATTATTCCCGATAAACTTCTTTAAAAAGAAGCTGGACTTTGTGCCAAAAACCAATTTAATTATGACTTGGGGCGGATTGCGTGGTGGAATTTCTATAGCCTTAGCCTTAGGGTTAACCGAAGCTATGGAACGCGATTTGTTTTTGGTTATAACTTACATAGTGGTTGTGTTTTCTATACTAGTGCAAGGGTTAACAGTTGGTAAATTGGTTAAAAAAGTAAGTTAA
- a CDS encoding serine hydrolase, producing the protein MKKNIAALTILVLFVNSLCYGQNTYTYSQPKELGDGWKTENLKSQNVDTTLIYKAFSQLKNKANEIHSVLLIKNDRLIIEEYFKEHSADQPHDLRSITKSIRSILLGIAIDKGFIEDINDPISKYLKNPIPKKNLDKRKNNITIKNLLTMSSGLDCNDWNKKSKGQEDKVYKKKDWLQYTLDLPMVNEPGALSNYCSMGVVLIAEIISQASGMTIDKFAEKYLFSPMGIDNVNWGHTSDKEIIPSGKRLYMTSRDMAKIGQLLLNKGKWNGKKIVSENWIKESTTPKTKITGIDYGYLWWNIPFKVKGKVVVSKTATGNGGQYIMILPELDMVVVFTGGAYNSQEDKLPFAMLNDIFLPTFNTEK; encoded by the coding sequence ATGAAAAAAAACATAGCAGCATTAACAATCTTAGTATTATTCGTTAATTCACTTTGCTATGGACAGAACACCTATACCTATTCGCAACCGAAAGAACTTGGGGACGGATGGAAAACGGAAAATTTAAAATCACAAAACGTTGATACAACACTAATTTATAAGGCATTCAGCCAATTAAAAAACAAAGCAAACGAAATACATAGTGTTTTATTGATAAAAAATGACCGACTGATTATTGAGGAGTATTTTAAAGAACATTCAGCAGACCAACCTCACGACCTTCGTTCTATCACGAAAAGCATAAGGTCAATTTTATTGGGAATCGCAATTGACAAAGGGTTTATTGAAGACATTAACGACCCAATATCAAAATATCTTAAAAATCCTATACCCAAAAAAAATCTCGATAAGAGGAAGAATAACATCACCATCAAAAATCTCTTGACTATGTCCAGCGGACTTGATTGTAACGATTGGAATAAAAAATCAAAAGGACAAGAAGACAAAGTCTATAAAAAAAAGGATTGGCTTCAATATACTCTTGACTTACCAATGGTTAATGAACCAGGGGCATTGTCAAATTACTGTTCAATGGGCGTAGTTTTAATCGCAGAAATAATAAGTCAAGCTTCAGGAATGACAATTGACAAATTCGCTGAGAAATATTTATTCAGTCCTATGGGAATTGATAATGTAAATTGGGGACATACATCGGATAAAGAAATTATACCATCTGGCAAAAGATTATATATGACCTCAAGGGATATGGCAAAAATTGGACAATTGTTACTCAATAAGGGGAAATGGAACGGAAAAAAAATCGTGTCGGAAAATTGGATTAAGGAATCAACTACACCGAAAACCAAAATTACAGGAATTGACTATGGTTATCTTTGGTGGAACATCCCATTTAAAGTAAAGGGCAAAGTTGTTGTTTCCAAAACGGCAACTGGAAATGGAGGTCAGTATATTATGATTCTTCCAGAGTTGGATATGGTTGTTGTATTTACTGGAGGCGCTTATAATTCTCAAGAGGATAAATTACCTTTTGCAATGTTGAATGATATATTCCTTCCGACATTCAACACGGAAAAATAA
- a CDS encoding acyl-CoA dehydrogenase, with product MNFSLSEEHMMIRDAARDFAQTELLPGVIERDNKQQFPKELVKKMGDLGFLGIMVDPKYGGSGMDAISYVLIMEELSKIDASASVIVSVNNSLVCYGLEAYGTEEQKQKYLTKLATGEFVGAFCLSEPEAGSDATSQKTTAIDKGDHYVINGTKNWITNGGRSDVYLVIAQTDREKGHKGINAFIVEKGMEGFHIGPKEDKLGIRGSDTHTLQFNDVKVPKENRIGEDGFGFKFAMKTLSGGRIGIAAQALGIASGAYELALKYSKERKAFGTEICNHQAIAFKLADMYTDIEAARMLVMKAAWDKDQGNNYDKSSAMAKLYASKVAMEHTVEAVQIHGGNGFVKEYHVERLMRDAKITQIYEGTSEIQKIVISRSVLRE from the coding sequence ATGAATTTTAGTCTTTCAGAAGAACATATGATGATACGCGATGCCGCTCGCGATTTTGCTCAAACCGAATTACTTCCTGGCGTTATAGAACGCGACAACAAACAACAATTCCCAAAAGAATTGGTAAAAAAAATGGGCGATTTAGGATTTTTGGGCATTATGGTAGACCCAAAATACGGCGGAAGCGGTATGGACGCTATCTCGTATGTGCTTATTATGGAAGAATTATCAAAAATTGATGCTTCTGCATCGGTTATTGTTTCTGTAAATAATTCGTTGGTTTGCTATGGTTTGGAAGCTTATGGAACCGAAGAACAAAAACAAAAATATTTAACTAAACTGGCTACAGGCGAGTTTGTTGGTGCATTTTGTTTAAGTGAACCAGAAGCTGGTAGTGATGCTACATCGCAAAAAACTACTGCTATAGATAAAGGTGATCATTACGTTATTAATGGTACCAAAAACTGGATTACTAATGGCGGACGTTCTGATGTGTATTTAGTTATTGCGCAAACCGATAGAGAAAAAGGGCATAAAGGTATTAATGCTTTTATAGTTGAAAAAGGTATGGAAGGTTTTCATATTGGTCCTAAAGAAGACAAACTAGGAATCCGCGGAAGTGACACACACACTCTACAATTTAACGATGTAAAAGTGCCAAAAGAAAATAGAATTGGTGAAGACGGTTTTGGTTTTAAGTTTGCAATGAAAACGCTTTCTGGAGGACGAATTGGAATTGCAGCACAAGCTTTAGGTATTGCTTCTGGCGCTTATGAGTTAGCTTTAAAATACTCGAAAGAACGAAAAGCATTTGGTACCGAAATTTGTAACCATCAGGCTATTGCTTTTAAGTTAGCAGACATGTATACCGATATTGAAGCGGCTAGAATGCTTGTTATGAAAGCTGCTTGGGATAAAGACCAAGGTAACAACTACGATAAATCTAGTGCCATGGCAAAACTGTATGCCAGTAAAGTTGCTATGGAACACACCGTTGAAGCGGTGCAAATACACGGTGGTAATGGTTTTGTTAAAGAATACCATGTAGAACGTTTAATGCGTGATGCAAAAATTACTCAGATTTATGAAGGCACTAGCGAAATTCAAAAAATTGTGATTTCCAGAAGTGTTTTGAGGGAGTAG
- a CDS encoding anhydro-N-acetylmuramic acid kinase: MKKSEYNVIGVMSGTSLDGIDLVAVKFQFNNSWDFKITHSETVSYSEEWYNTLKKLVTFSIEDLKKIDVDYTKYLAGIIKNFITKNTLENIDAVCSHGHTALHQPKKKLTYQIGNLPNLTSLLGEKVVCDFRVQDVELGGQGAPLVPIGDKLLFLDYDYCINLGGFANISTEVEDNRIAHDICPVNIVLNHYVSKLGFNYDDEGKIASTGKINQELLNQLNNLSFYKENYPKSLGLEWVNMHVFPLVDSFKLEVKDVLKTFVEHISFQIASEINKKSNATVLITGGGVYNTYLINSLKTYTEHVIVVPNNQIVEYKEALIFALLGVLRLRKQVNCLKSVTGATKDHSSGKIYLP; the protein is encoded by the coding sequence ATGAAAAAAAGTGAATACAATGTTATTGGGGTAATGTCTGGAACATCTTTAGATGGTATAGACCTAGTTGCGGTAAAATTTCAATTTAACAATTCATGGGATTTTAAAATCACACATTCTGAAACTGTAAGTTACAGTGAAGAATGGTATAATACATTAAAAAAATTAGTAACTTTTTCTATTGAAGATTTAAAGAAGATTGATGTAGATTACACTAAATATCTTGCTGGTATTATTAAAAACTTCATCACAAAAAATACTTTAGAAAATATTGATGCCGTTTGCTCGCATGGTCATACTGCTTTACACCAACCGAAAAAAAAATTAACTTACCAAATAGGTAATTTACCAAACCTAACAAGTTTGTTGGGTGAGAAAGTGGTTTGCGATTTTAGAGTTCAAGATGTTGAACTTGGTGGTCAAGGTGCGCCATTAGTGCCAATAGGTGATAAATTATTGTTTTTAGATTATGATTATTGTATCAATTTAGGAGGTTTTGCAAATATTTCAACGGAAGTAGAAGACAATAGAATTGCGCATGATATTTGTCCGGTAAACATTGTTTTAAATCATTATGTGAGTAAACTTGGTTTTAATTATGATGATGAAGGAAAAATAGCATCAACAGGAAAAATTAATCAGGAATTGTTAAACCAGTTAAATAATTTGTCGTTTTACAAAGAAAATTATCCAAAATCCTTAGGGTTAGAATGGGTAAATATGCATGTTTTTCCTCTTGTTGATAGTTTTAAATTAGAAGTTAAAGATGTTTTAAAAACTTTCGTAGAACATATTTCATTTCAAATAGCTTCAGAAATTAATAAAAAAAGCAACGCTACAGTTTTAATTACTGGCGGAGGCGTTTACAATACTTATCTAATAAATAGCTTAAAAACCTACACGGAGCATGTAATTGTGGTTCCTAACAATCAAATTGTAGAGTATAAAGAAGCTTTAATTTTCGCACTCTTAGGTGTGTTAAGACTCAGAAAACAAGTTAATTGCTTAAAAAGCGTAACAGGCGCAACAAAAGACCATAGTTCTGGTAAAATTTATCTACCTTAA